The following nucleotide sequence is from Sphingobacteriaceae bacterium.
TTATTTATCATTATGGTACTTAATTGGCCTCTGTTTTGTTCTTTTTTATTCAAATTTATTGATAATGCATTTTTTTGAGGCATAATATTTGTAATATTTAGGGTGAGTAAAATAGTGTTTTAAGGGTATTTTAAACAAAATTCTTGTTCTGATTATTCCCTGAAAACATTATTCTTAAATGTAGCAAGATCCTCTATTGAATTACGATGTGGAATCCATACACTTTTTCAAAGTAAAGTTAAACCAATTGAGTAATTGACTAAGCTATTAATTTTAATAGAGGACAAATAATTTTTCTTTCATGTGACTGACAGAGCGAAGCTGTGCACTGATGTCTTCATTCCTAAGTTGTAAAACAAATTAATTATTCTATAATTTGTTCGCCTCCCCGGCCTAGCCAAACAAAGCGGGGCAGGCTGGCGGATTCATATAATTAGCAATGCAAAAAAGTAGTAAATCTAAAATTTGAAAAATTATATATTTTTGATGCATGAAATAATTTACCTATCAACATTCAAAATTCAACACTCATAATTCATCATTAAACAATTTCCCAAATGTCCAAATCCCTTACAGATAAAACTATATCCGGTTTAAATTGGAGCTTCATTGGCAATAACTCAATGGCGGTTATTAATATTGTAGTAGGGATTGTATTAGCCCGTCTTCTTCTGCCGCAAGACTTTGGGCTTTTAGGAATGACATATATATTCCTAGGGCTTGCGGAACTATTTGTAACGCTTGGTATGGGCTCTTCTGTTCAGAGACTTAAAAATCTAACAAGAGAACATATAAGGGTTGCTACAACAACAACGATTATTTCAAGCTTAATGGTATATTTTATTTTCTGGTTTTCTGCCCCTTACATTGCAGGATTTTATAAGGAGGACAGGCTCATCTCGATAATAAGAGTCTTATCATCTTTATTTATTATACAGGGTTTTGTGACTGTTAGCTATGGACAAATAAGAAGAGCGCTTGATTTTAAATATATTCTAAAAATCGATTTAAGTTCTTTTACTTTGGGTTACGGTGTCCTAAGTTCGCTTTTAGCCTTTCTGGGTTATGGTGTCTGGAGCTTAGTATATGGCAGAATAGCATCTTCTATGATATCTGCGGTTATTATTATAATTAAAGTGCCGGTAAATTTTAATCCTTTAATCAGGAAAAAAAGAATTTAGGGATTTAGCCGGGTTTGGTGCCGGTATTAGTATAAGCAACCTTATTTTTTATGCTTCTTCGAACATAGATCTATTAGTTGTTGGAAAGATGCTGAATTCTTATATGTTAGGTTTATATACAAGGGCACTTAATTTAACGAAGGAATCGATGACAAAAATAACCGGTGGAATTTATAATGTTCTCTTTCCTGCTTTTGCGGCAGTTCAAGATGATTCTGATAAATTAAAAATTGCATATTTAAGAACAATTAAAACTGTTTCTTATTTTGTGTTTCCTGTTCTTATTTCAATGATAGTAACAGCCGAGTATGTAATAAAAGGACTTTACGGTGCGAAGTGGGGAGGTGCAATTACATCCTTCCAAATCTTAGGTGTTGCCGGTATTTTAAGAGCCACTTTACCTTACTCCGGTGCCATCGCACAGGCTACCGGAAGAGTGTTTATAGAAGCTTTTCAGCAGCTTATTTATTTTTTAATTTTAGGCGGATGTGCGTTCTTTGCTATTCGTTTTGGAATCGAGGGGATTGCCGCTTCAATACTTATTGCAAGTTTATGGTTGTTCGCTGCTCAGAGCTGGCTGGCATTAAAAATTATCAAATCAAACTGGAAAGAGTTTCTTGGAGCAATGATCCCCGGATTTGCCAACTTAATTTTAATGATGGCCGTAAATCTTTTTTTATTTTTTATGCTGGAAAATTTTTTTAACAATCTTCCAAACGAATTTAAGCTGATCATAACAGTCGTTGTAAACGCAATAA
It contains:
- a CDS encoding oligosaccharide flippase family protein — translated: MSISNLIFYASSNIDLLVVGKMLNSYMLGLYTRALNLTKESMTKITGGIYNVLFPAFAAVQDDSDKLKIAYLRTIKTVSYFVFPVLISMIVTAEYVIKGLYGAKWGGAITSFQILGVAGILRATLPYSGAIAQATGRVFIEAFQQLIYFLILGGCAFFAIRFGIEGIAASILIASLWLFAAQSWLALKIIKSNWKEFLGAMIPGFANLILMMAVNLFLFFMLENFFNNLPNEFKLIITVVVNAIIFLAALVFIPASIKGDTFDWLIEKYKKYIPKPFIKFYFSFNTPA
- a CDS encoding oligosaccharide flippase family protein, which translates into the protein MSKSLTDKTISGLNWSFIGNNSMAVINIVVGIVLARLLLPQDFGLLGMTYIFLGLAELFVTLGMGSSVQRLKNLTREHIRVATTTTIISSLMVYFIFWFSAPYIAGFYKEDRLISIIRVLSSLFIIQGFVTVSYGQIRRALDFKYILKIDLSSFTLGYGVLSSLLAFLGYGVWSLVYGRIASSMISAVIIIIKVPVNFNPLIRKKRI